One window from the genome of Actinoplanes teichomyceticus ATCC 31121 encodes:
- a CDS encoding helix-turn-helix domain-containing protein, with translation MEPLTDLLNGIGPRLRRIRQDRGLTLEQVASATGLSVSTLSRLESGKRRPTLDLLIPLARTHRMALDHLIGAPPTGDPRAHLTPYRTEPRTGNPSVVVPLTTYPGRLQVFKQILGPGPATPSPVTHPGHAWFHVLSGTVRLLLGPREMLLQPGDTADFDTTQPHWFGPATEQPAEILHLYGPHGDRPH, from the coding sequence GTGGAACCATTGACAGACCTGCTCAACGGCATCGGCCCGCGGCTGCGCCGGATCCGGCAGGACCGCGGCCTCACCCTGGAGCAGGTGGCGTCGGCGACCGGCCTCTCGGTGAGCACGCTGTCCCGCCTGGAATCCGGCAAGCGGCGCCCCACCCTGGACCTGCTGATCCCGCTGGCCCGCACCCACCGCATGGCCCTGGACCACCTGATCGGCGCCCCGCCCACCGGCGACCCGCGGGCACACCTGACCCCGTACCGCACCGAGCCGCGTACCGGGAATCCCAGCGTGGTGGTGCCGTTGACCACCTACCCCGGCCGCCTGCAGGTCTTCAAACAGATCCTCGGCCCCGGCCCGGCCACGCCCTCCCCGGTGACCCACCCCGGCCACGCCTGGTTCCACGTGTTGTCCGGCACGGTGCGGCTGCTGCTCGGGCCCCGGGAGATGCTGCTGCAGCCGGGCGACACCGCCGATTTCGACACCACACAGCCGCACTGGTTCGGGCCGGCGACCGAGCAGCCCGCCGAGATCCTGCACCTCTACGGCCCGCACGGGGACCGCCCGCACTGA
- a CDS encoding galactose oxidase-like domain-containing protein, whose protein sequence is MRTRRGIVAAGLLSALLLGGTSTAAAGETGPPEAGRYTHERGGVPEHGHVHAPGETHGPAAAHASGEPVPSTAGTSGGAASGGSGTSGGAEPPGEAHAHEETREHMAQDLVGTPMRVIEQQTAATAARIQRRTGVRPGAAPARANAVADAGRSGQWSAVVDTPVVPVFQAVLPSGKVLMWDSVGDNAAESYPDHSFTRAVVWNPADDTYKRVDLQGSNIFCAGFAHLGNGDILVAGGNANAKLEGTVNTYVFAWRTETWTRGRDMAAGRWYPSVAETANGEEVIIGGGPATAEVYQTDGTIRALPGFSKYSARLYPYMGSRPDTQIGLFGPYFTGYTINTSGDGVITATSNRDGMNRDYGSFSTYDIGKSLVVGGGSGIEDGVPKRPTRSAVVVDSTTGLAPAYTATGSLSTGRRQLNATVLADGSVLATGGLTSTATDGLVDLDNAATAAERWDPATGQWTVLASAHRIRQYHSAAVLLPDGRVMTGGGGICGPCMTVGYLEKNVEYFSPPYLYAKDGTGRLATRPVISAAPAGVAVDTAFTVSTRQAASIRKVALVGLGDSTHGVDQGQRYVPLKFSASGTTLTVTGPPNGGVAPPGYYMLFVVDAAGVPSIAKIVQVAKGPNPVMSPVRNSTGRCVDVPASTLAIRTYPQAYTCNNSKAQALTRLSDDRSLRVLGNCLDVPSSNFSPGQKVWTYTCNRTNAQAWQFGADGTIRPVADTRLCLAAASVDDKAAIQLATCNGDALQKWTW, encoded by the coding sequence ATGCGTACCCGTCGCGGCATCGTGGCCGCTGGACTGCTGTCCGCCCTGTTACTGGGCGGCACCTCGACGGCCGCCGCGGGTGAGACCGGGCCGCCCGAGGCCGGGCGGTACACCCACGAGCGGGGCGGCGTCCCCGAGCACGGGCACGTCCACGCGCCGGGGGAGACCCACGGGCCGGCGGCGGCCCACGCGTCGGGGGAGCCGGTGCCCAGCACGGCCGGCACGTCCGGCGGGGCCGCGTCCGGCGGGTCCGGCACGTCCGGCGGCGCCGAGCCGCCCGGGGAGGCCCACGCGCACGAGGAGACCCGGGAGCACATGGCCCAGGACCTGGTCGGCACGCCGATGCGGGTCATCGAGCAACAGACCGCGGCGACCGCCGCGCGGATCCAGCGCCGGACCGGCGTGCGTCCGGGAGCGGCGCCTGCCAGGGCGAACGCGGTGGCCGACGCGGGCCGGTCGGGCCAGTGGAGCGCGGTGGTCGACACCCCCGTGGTCCCGGTCTTCCAGGCGGTGCTGCCCAGCGGCAAGGTGCTGATGTGGGACTCGGTCGGCGACAACGCGGCCGAGTCGTATCCGGATCACAGCTTCACGCGGGCCGTGGTGTGGAATCCGGCCGACGACACGTACAAGCGCGTCGACCTGCAGGGCAGCAACATCTTCTGTGCCGGGTTCGCCCATCTCGGCAACGGCGACATCCTGGTGGCCGGCGGGAACGCCAACGCGAAGCTCGAGGGCACGGTGAACACCTACGTGTTCGCCTGGCGGACCGAGACGTGGACGCGCGGCCGGGACATGGCCGCCGGGCGCTGGTATCCCTCGGTGGCGGAGACCGCGAACGGCGAGGAGGTGATCATCGGCGGCGGCCCGGCGACCGCCGAGGTGTACCAGACCGACGGCACGATCCGGGCCCTCCCCGGCTTCAGCAAGTACAGCGCCCGCCTCTACCCCTACATGGGCTCGCGCCCGGACACCCAGATCGGCCTCTTCGGGCCGTACTTCACCGGCTACACGATCAACACCTCCGGGGACGGCGTCATCACGGCGACCAGCAACCGGGACGGCATGAACCGCGACTACGGCAGCTTCTCCACGTACGACATCGGCAAGTCCCTGGTCGTCGGCGGCGGCAGCGGCATCGAGGACGGCGTGCCCAAGCGTCCCACCCGGTCCGCCGTCGTGGTCGACAGCACCACCGGGCTGGCCCCGGCCTACACGGCGACCGGGTCGCTGTCGACCGGCCGGCGGCAGTTGAACGCGACCGTGCTCGCCGACGGTTCGGTGCTGGCGACCGGGGGCCTGACCAGTACCGCCACCGACGGCCTGGTCGATCTCGACAACGCCGCGACAGCCGCGGAGCGCTGGGATCCGGCGACCGGGCAGTGGACCGTGCTGGCGAGCGCGCACCGCATCCGGCAGTACCACTCGGCGGCGGTGCTGCTGCCGGACGGGCGGGTGATGACCGGCGGCGGCGGCATCTGCGGGCCCTGCATGACGGTCGGCTACCTGGAGAAGAACGTCGAGTACTTCTCCCCGCCGTACCTCTACGCCAAGGACGGCACCGGCCGGCTCGCCACCCGGCCGGTCATCTCCGCCGCGCCGGCCGGCGTCGCCGTCGACACCGCCTTCACCGTCTCCACCCGCCAGGCGGCGAGCATCCGGAAGGTCGCGCTGGTCGGTCTCGGCGACTCCACCCACGGCGTGGATCAGGGCCAGCGCTACGTGCCGTTGAAGTTCTCCGCGTCCGGCACGACGCTGACGGTGACCGGCCCGCCGAACGGCGGTGTGGCGCCTCCCGGCTACTACATGCTCTTCGTCGTCGACGCGGCCGGCGTGCCGTCGATCGCGAAGATCGTGCAGGTGGCGAAGGGCCCGAACCCGGTGATGAGCCCGGTCCGCAACAGCACCGGCCGGTGCGTCGACGTGCCGGCGTCCACGCTCGCGATCCGCACCTATCCGCAGGCCTACACGTGCAACAACAGCAAGGCGCAGGCGCTGACCCGGCTGAGCGACGACCGGTCGTTGCGGGTTCTCGGCAACTGCCTCGACGTACCGTCGAGCAATTTCTCGCCGGGCCAGAAGGTGTGGACATACACCTGCAACCGGACGAACGCGCAGGCCTGGCAGTTCGGCGCGGACGGCACGATCCGGCCGGTCGCCGACACCCGGCTGTGCCTGGCGGCGGCGTCGGTGGACGACAAGGCGGCGATCCAGCTGGCCACGTGCAACGGCGACGCGCTGCAGAAATGGACGTGGTGA
- a CDS encoding UPF0182 family protein, with product MSRRGRVTVGVLVGVFILFTLLGWGIDAYTDYLWFSEVDKTKVFSGVLLTKLVLFLVIGAATALVVGGNLYLAYRLRPLLRPHSAEQATLERYRSVLAPRLGIWITVLSAVIGLFAGLSAQGRWKDWMLFRNGQSFGKVDPQFKVDIGFYIFDYPLLRYLLGVGFTAVVLSVLGSLAVHYIFGGVRLQGVGDRMTTAARAHLTTLVAIFVLLKAVAYVLDRRALLLEQHVSPGLYGAGYTDVNALLPAKEILAYISIVVAIAIIVFSNAVMRNLVWPGVSLALLAVSAVAIGGIYPLAVQNFQVKPSLFDKEQAYISRSIAATRDAFGLTDTAVEQYSARDEDPPTNLPADTSAQNVRLIDPQLVSQAFTQSQQFRGFYDFGEKLDVDRYTIDNKTQDYVVGAREINDEKLSAQQRNWINRHTVYTHGYGLVAAPANQVCGGGLPYFVSGFLATDNKGSCSATTDLIKAEQPRIYFGEQSTEYAIVGQSDPNKKVEFDRPQEQNTNASDLYTYDGKGGVEIGSFFRRMVFAIKNTESNFLLSDAVNDNSRLMYIRTPRERVEKVAPFLTIDGDPYPAVVGGRIVWILDGYTTAQTYPYAQKINLATETRDELTGTGSFALARDDVNYIRNSVKATVDAYDGTVKLYQFDDQDPVLKAWNKAFGGDLVIPKADIPAELAEHFRYPADLFKVQRNLLTKFHVTDPRTFFSGDDFWQVPNAPDAPQTGDKQPPFYLNVKLPDQDETRFQLTSGVTPANRENMAALISGSYDANGKPSLEVLELPDDTVVSGPVQVHRLMTSNASIAQQLTLLNRGGQQTVLYGNLISLPLENAILYVEPVYVKSAQANAAPLLQKVLMSYGDGGQYVVLEDDLTKGLKALAALGKSTGNTGTTPPSTQPGAPPAQVSGDLAQAAAAVDKAIEDLRNAQKSGNFAAQGEALQALDEAMSRFQAVQGAGNTPAATPSGAPSVAPSASVAPSPSVGG from the coding sequence ATGAGCCGGCGCGGTCGCGTCACCGTCGGCGTCCTGGTCGGGGTCTTCATACTTTTCACGCTCCTCGGCTGGGGCATCGACGCGTACACCGACTATCTGTGGTTCTCCGAGGTCGACAAGACGAAGGTCTTCTCCGGGGTGCTGCTCACCAAGCTGGTGTTGTTCCTGGTGATCGGTGCGGCGACGGCCCTGGTCGTGGGCGGCAACCTCTACCTGGCGTACCGCCTGCGGCCGCTGCTGCGACCGCACTCGGCGGAACAGGCGACGCTCGAGCGCTACCGCTCGGTCCTGGCGCCCCGGCTCGGCATCTGGATCACCGTGCTCAGCGCGGTCATCGGCCTGTTCGCGGGCCTGTCCGCGCAGGGCCGGTGGAAGGACTGGATGCTGTTCCGCAACGGGCAGTCGTTCGGCAAGGTGGACCCGCAGTTCAAGGTGGACATCGGGTTCTACATCTTCGATTACCCGCTGCTGCGCTACCTGCTCGGCGTGGGCTTCACCGCGGTGGTGCTGTCCGTGCTCGGCTCGCTGGCCGTGCACTACATCTTCGGTGGCGTGCGCCTGCAGGGCGTCGGCGACCGGATGACCACCGCCGCGCGCGCTCACCTGACCACGCTGGTCGCCATCTTCGTGCTGCTCAAGGCCGTGGCGTACGTCCTGGACCGGCGCGCTCTGCTGCTCGAGCAGCACGTCTCCCCGGGGTTGTACGGCGCCGGCTACACCGACGTCAACGCGCTGCTGCCGGCCAAGGAGATCCTGGCGTACATCTCGATCGTGGTCGCGATCGCCATCATCGTGTTCTCGAACGCGGTGATGCGGAACCTGGTGTGGCCGGGCGTCTCGCTGGCGCTGCTGGCCGTCTCGGCCGTGGCGATCGGCGGCATCTACCCGCTCGCGGTGCAGAACTTCCAGGTCAAGCCGAGCCTCTTCGACAAGGAGCAGGCGTACATCAGCCGGTCCATCGCGGCCACCCGGGACGCGTTCGGCCTCACCGACACCGCGGTCGAGCAGTACAGCGCCCGTGACGAGGACCCGCCGACCAACCTGCCCGCCGACACCAGCGCGCAGAACGTCCGGCTGATCGACCCGCAGCTGGTGTCCCAGGCCTTCACCCAGTCGCAGCAGTTCCGCGGCTTCTACGACTTCGGCGAGAAACTGGACGTCGACCGCTACACGATCGACAACAAGACCCAGGACTACGTGGTCGGCGCCCGGGAGATCAACGACGAGAAGCTCTCCGCCCAGCAGCGCAACTGGATCAACCGGCACACCGTGTACACCCACGGGTACGGCCTGGTCGCCGCCCCGGCCAACCAGGTGTGCGGCGGCGGTCTGCCGTACTTCGTCTCCGGCTTCCTGGCCACCGACAACAAGGGCAGCTGCTCGGCGACGACCGACCTGATCAAGGCGGAGCAGCCGCGGATCTACTTCGGCGAGCAGTCGACCGAGTACGCCATCGTCGGGCAGTCCGACCCGAACAAGAAGGTCGAGTTCGACCGGCCGCAGGAGCAGAACACCAACGCCTCCGACCTGTACACCTACGACGGCAAGGGCGGCGTGGAGATCGGCTCGTTCTTCCGCCGGATGGTGTTCGCGATCAAGAACACCGAGAGCAACTTCCTGCTCTCCGACGCGGTCAACGACAACTCCCGGCTGATGTACATCCGTACCCCGCGGGAGCGGGTGGAGAAGGTCGCGCCGTTCCTCACCATCGACGGCGACCCGTACCCGGCCGTGGTCGGCGGGCGGATCGTGTGGATCCTCGACGGATACACCACGGCGCAGACCTATCCGTACGCTCAGAAGATCAACCTGGCCACCGAGACCCGCGACGAACTCACCGGAACCGGCTCGTTCGCGCTGGCCCGGGACGACGTCAACTACATCCGTAACTCGGTCAAGGCGACCGTCGACGCGTACGACGGGACGGTCAAGCTCTACCAGTTCGACGACCAGGACCCGGTCCTCAAGGCGTGGAACAAGGCGTTCGGCGGCGACCTGGTGATCCCGAAGGCGGACATCCCGGCCGAACTGGCCGAGCACTTCCGCTACCCGGCCGACCTGTTCAAGGTGCAGCGCAACCTGCTCACCAAGTTCCACGTCACCGACCCCCGCACGTTCTTCTCCGGTGACGACTTCTGGCAGGTGCCGAACGCGCCGGACGCGCCGCAGACCGGGGACAAGCAGCCGCCGTTCTACCTCAACGTGAAGCTGCCCGATCAGGACGAGACCAGGTTCCAGCTCACCTCCGGGGTGACCCCGGCCAACCGGGAGAACATGGCCGCCCTGATCTCCGGGTCGTACGACGCCAACGGCAAACCGTCGCTGGAAGTGCTGGAGTTGCCCGACGACACCGTGGTGTCCGGCCCGGTCCAGGTCCATCGCCTGATGACCAGCAACGCCAGCATCGCGCAGCAGCTCACCCTGCTCAACCGTGGTGGCCAGCAGACCGTCCTCTACGGCAACCTCATCTCGTTGCCGCTGGAGAACGCGATCCTGTACGTCGAGCCGGTCTACGTGAAGAGCGCCCAGGCCAACGCCGCGCCACTGCTGCAGAAGGTGCTGATGTCGTACGGCGACGGCGGGCAGTACGTGGTGCTGGAGGACGACCTCACCAAGGGTCTGAAAGCCCTCGCCGCGCTCGGCAAGAGCACCGGCAACACCGGCACCACCCCGCCGAGCACCCAGCCCGGCGCCCCACCGGCCCAGGTCAGCGGTGACCTGGCCCAGGCCGCCGCAGCGGTCGACAAGGCGATCGAGGATCTGCGGAACGCCCAGAAGTCCGGCAACTTCGCCGCCCAGGGCGAGGCGCTGCAGGCCCTCGACGAGGCGATGAGCCGCTTCCAGGCCGTACAGGGGGCCGGCAACACCCCGGCGGCGACGCCCAGCGGGGCGCCGTCGGTCGCCCCGTCCGCCTCGGTGGCGCCGTCCCCGAGCGTGGGTGGCTGA
- a CDS encoding YlbL family protein, with product MRRRGVTVILGALITALLAAGVMVAPLPYVVLTPGPTVNTLGSSQGTEVIQVTGAGTTPSSGQLRLTTVNVQSKVELVQAVQGWLSGEDAVVPRELVYPPDRSEKQVQEQNAQEWRQSQTSAETVALRELGYPVQTYVRKVTAGGAAEGVLRADDVITSVDGAAVTGPTQLTELVRAKPVGSALTVNYTRDGKAGSSVITTRAGKDDRTPRLGIEIGTKQPHPFTIKIDLDKIGGPSAGLMFTLGIIDKMRAEDLTGGKVIAGTGTIDDEGNVGAIGGIPQKLVGAKDAGAKLFLVPKDNCAEALRNAVPGLPMAKVATVDDALTALKTFTSGGTPTPCSAS from the coding sequence ATGAGACGTCGCGGTGTCACCGTCATCCTGGGCGCCTTGATAACCGCCCTGCTGGCCGCCGGTGTCATGGTCGCACCCCTGCCGTACGTGGTGCTCACGCCCGGCCCGACGGTGAACACCCTGGGCTCGTCCCAGGGCACCGAGGTGATCCAGGTGACCGGGGCCGGGACCACCCCGTCGTCCGGGCAGCTGCGGCTGACCACCGTGAACGTGCAATCCAAGGTCGAGCTGGTCCAGGCGGTCCAGGGCTGGCTCAGCGGCGAGGACGCGGTCGTGCCGCGGGAGCTGGTCTACCCGCCGGACCGCAGCGAGAAGCAGGTCCAGGAGCAGAACGCGCAGGAGTGGAGGCAGTCCCAGACCAGCGCCGAGACGGTCGCGCTGCGGGAGCTGGGCTACCCGGTGCAGACCTACGTGCGCAAGGTCACCGCGGGCGGCGCGGCCGAGGGTGTGCTGCGCGCCGACGACGTGATCACTTCGGTGGACGGCGCCGCGGTGACCGGCCCCACCCAGCTCACCGAGCTGGTCCGGGCCAAGCCGGTGGGCAGCGCGCTGACCGTGAACTACACCCGGGACGGCAAGGCCGGCAGCTCGGTGATCACCACCCGGGCCGGGAAGGACGACAGGACCCCGCGCCTGGGCATCGAGATCGGCACCAAGCAGCCGCACCCGTTCACCATCAAGATCGACCTTGACAAGATCGGCGGGCCGAGCGCGGGCCTGATGTTCACCCTCGGCATCATCGACAAGATGCGTGCCGAGGACCTGACCGGCGGCAAGGTCATCGCCGGGACCGGGACCATCGACGACGAGGGCAACGTGGGCGCGATCGGCGGCATCCCGCAGAAGCTGGTCGGGGCGAAGGACGCCGGCGCCAAACTCTTCCTGGTTCCGAAGGACAACTGTGCGGAGGCGCTGCGCAACGCGGTGCCCGGTCTGCCGATGGCGAAGGTGGCCACCGTGGACGACGCCCTCACCGCCCTCAAGACGTTCACGTCCGGCGGCACGCCGACGCCCTGCTCGGCCTCGTGA
- a CDS encoding zinc-dependent metalloprotease, translated as MPDIPFGFSLPGAQPPDPSDPQQMQQFMAQLQQMFAAPGSGPVNWDLARQVAASQLSANGDPAVNMYERHQVEEALRLADLWLDPVCALPTGIHKAVAWNRNEWIYNTLDVWKKLCEPIAGRMVGAMGDLVPEEARAQLGPMQSMVATLGGALFGGQLGQAFGQLAAEVLSAGDIGLPLGPAGTAALVPANIKAYGEGLELPEDQVRLYVALREAAHQRLFGHVPWLRAHVLSAVEAYANGITVNREAIEEAMSRVDPTDPESMQAMALEGIFTPEDTPQQKAGLARLETALALVEGWVGHVVDDAAGDRLPSVAALGEAFRRRRAAGGPAEQTFAALVGLELRPRRLREAGALWTAVTEHRGIPGRDALWDHPDLLPTGEDFADPEAFARSRSDWDISELEGLGSNPEPGPEPGPDTPEK; from the coding sequence GTGCCTGATATCCCGTTCGGCTTCTCCCTGCCGGGCGCGCAGCCGCCCGACCCCTCCGACCCGCAGCAGATGCAGCAGTTCATGGCGCAGCTGCAGCAGATGTTCGCTGCCCCCGGCAGTGGCCCGGTGAACTGGGACCTGGCCCGGCAGGTCGCCGCCAGCCAGCTCTCGGCCAACGGCGACCCGGCGGTGAACATGTATGAGCGCCACCAGGTCGAGGAGGCGCTCCGGCTCGCCGACCTCTGGCTCGACCCGGTCTGCGCGCTCCCCACCGGCATCCACAAGGCGGTCGCCTGGAACCGCAACGAGTGGATCTACAACACCCTGGACGTCTGGAAGAAGCTGTGCGAGCCGATCGCCGGCCGCATGGTGGGCGCCATGGGCGACCTGGTGCCCGAGGAGGCCCGCGCCCAGCTCGGCCCGATGCAGTCGATGGTCGCCACGCTCGGCGGCGCGCTCTTCGGCGGCCAGCTCGGCCAGGCCTTCGGCCAGCTCGCGGCCGAGGTGCTCTCGGCCGGCGACATCGGCCTCCCGCTCGGCCCGGCCGGCACGGCCGCGCTGGTGCCGGCCAACATCAAGGCGTACGGCGAGGGCCTCGAACTGCCCGAGGACCAGGTCCGGCTGTACGTCGCGCTGCGCGAGGCGGCCCACCAGCGACTCTTCGGCCATGTCCCGTGGCTGCGCGCGCACGTGCTCAGCGCCGTCGAGGCGTACGCGAACGGCATCACCGTGAACCGGGAGGCGATCGAGGAGGCGATGAGCCGCGTCGACCCGACCGATCCGGAGTCGATGCAGGCGATGGCGCTCGAGGGCATCTTCACGCCCGAGGACACCCCGCAGCAGAAGGCCGGCCTGGCCCGCCTGGAGACGGCGCTGGCGCTGGTCGAGGGCTGGGTGGGGCACGTGGTCGACGACGCGGCCGGTGACCGGCTGCCGTCGGTGGCCGCGCTGGGCGAGGCGTTCCGGCGCCGCCGGGCCGCCGGCGGCCCGGCGGAGCAGACCTTCGCCGCCCTGGTCGGGCTGGAGCTGCGGCCGCGCCGGCTACGCGAGGCCGGCGCGCTCTGGACGGCGGTCACCGAGCACCGCGGCATCCCGGGCCGGGACGCCCTCTGGGACCACCCCGACCTGCTGCCCACCGGCGAGGACTTCGCCGACCCGGAGGCGTTCGCCCGCAGCCGGTCGGACTGGGACATCAGCGAGCTGGAGGGCCTGGGCAGCAACCCGGAGCCGGGCCCGGAGCCGGGCCCGGACACGCCGGAGAAGTAG
- a CDS encoding M48 family metallopeptidase, whose product MARARKPVVEVRRSQRRRRTVSAYRDGERVVVLIPDRFSRAEETEWVERMLARLAAREERLRHTDAELLARARRLTMRYLDDHTDLIAPASVRWVTNQNGRWGSCTPDDATIRISHRIQEMPDWVIDYVLLHELAHLVVPSHNACFWELVNRFPKAERARGYLEGVAAAGSLVMAE is encoded by the coding sequence ATGGCCCGCGCGCGCAAACCTGTCGTGGAAGTGCGGCGCAGTCAGCGTCGTCGCCGGACGGTGTCCGCGTATCGCGACGGGGAGCGCGTGGTCGTGCTGATCCCGGACCGGTTCTCGCGCGCCGAGGAGACCGAGTGGGTCGAGCGGATGCTCGCCCGGCTGGCCGCCCGGGAGGAGCGCCTCCGGCACACCGATGCCGAACTGCTCGCCCGCGCCCGCCGGCTCACCATGCGCTACCTCGACGACCACACCGATCTGATCGCACCGGCCAGCGTGCGCTGGGTGACCAACCAGAACGGCCGCTGGGGTTCCTGCACGCCGGATGACGCCACCATCCGGATCTCCCACCGCATTCAGGAGATGCCGGACTGGGTGATCGACTACGTTCTCCTGCACGAGCTGGCCCACCTGGTCGTGCCCAGTCACAACGCCTGCTTCTGGGAGCTGGTCAACCGCTTCCCCAAGGCCGAGCGCGCCCGCGGCTACCTGGAGGGCGTCGCCGCCGCCGGCAGCCTCGTGATGGCGGAGTAG
- a CDS encoding DUF5679 domain-containing protein has product MAENTYNGYCVKCKEKRDFQGNVEVSKTGMNMAKGKCPVCGTTMNRILGKAKA; this is encoded by the coding sequence GTGGCCGAAAACACATACAACGGCTATTGCGTCAAGTGCAAGGAGAAGCGCGACTTCCAGGGCAACGTGGAGGTCTCCAAGACCGGCATGAACATGGCCAAGGGCAAGTGCCCGGTCTGCGGGACCACGATGAACCGGATCCTGGGCAAGGCGAAGGCTTGA
- a CDS encoding ThiF family adenylyltransferase, translating into MTPPPRTPLPRPTLIPGLSRVWRGPVELQLGLDPAHAVRVEMPDPRLARVLDLLDGNRPERQVLLHAAELGVSPDETRQLLDLLHHAGLVLPSAALLPATLPAAERRRLTAEAAALALDARDGRSAAPGAHDGQPGAAVPSPARTLRRRRAARVLLAGRGRLGATIAVALAEAGVGHVHPDLSGRVGPGDLAGSALHPADLGDPLHAAVAAAIRRAAPGTQVHEIRRAPVSVVVQLAHDQPAALVAAAHAARRRPHLAVRIRDGAAVVGPFVPATGGPCLNCLELHRRERDPEWPGAPAPPGPDAAEPCAVATVLAATGYATAEVLAFLDGGTPQTLGAAVEITAPGRFRRRTWPAHPGCTCHRRSRRSADR; encoded by the coding sequence ATGACTCCGCCGCCCCGCACCCCACTGCCCCGGCCCACCCTGATCCCGGGCCTCTCCCGGGTCTGGCGCGGGCCGGTCGAGCTGCAGCTCGGACTGGATCCGGCCCACGCCGTCCGGGTGGAGATGCCCGACCCGCGCCTGGCGCGCGTGCTCGACCTGCTGGACGGGAACCGCCCGGAGCGGCAGGTCCTGCTGCACGCGGCCGAGCTGGGCGTCTCCCCGGACGAGACCCGCCAGCTGCTCGACCTGCTGCACCACGCCGGCCTGGTGCTGCCCTCGGCGGCCCTGCTGCCGGCCACCCTGCCCGCCGCCGAGCGACGACGCCTGACCGCCGAGGCGGCGGCCCTCGCCCTCGACGCGCGCGACGGACGGTCCGCCGCGCCCGGCGCCCACGACGGACAGCCCGGCGCCGCGGTGCCCTCCCCGGCCCGCACACTGCGCCGCCGCCGGGCGGCCCGGGTGCTCCTGGCCGGACGCGGCCGGCTCGGCGCCACCATCGCGGTCGCCCTGGCCGAGGCCGGGGTCGGTCACGTCCACCCGGACCTCTCCGGCAGGGTCGGGCCGGGTGACCTGGCCGGGAGCGCGCTGCACCCGGCGGATCTGGGCGACCCGCTGCACGCCGCGGTGGCCGCCGCGATCCGGCGCGCCGCGCCCGGCACCCAGGTGCACGAGATCCGCCGCGCACCCGTCAGCGTGGTCGTCCAGCTCGCCCATGACCAGCCGGCCGCCCTGGTCGCCGCGGCGCACGCGGCCCGCCGCCGGCCCCACCTCGCGGTGCGCATCCGCGACGGCGCGGCGGTCGTCGGCCCGTTCGTCCCGGCCACCGGCGGCCCCTGTCTAAACTGCCTGGAGTTGCACCGGCGCGAGCGCGATCCGGAGTGGCCCGGCGCGCCCGCGCCGCCCGGGCCGGACGCCGCCGAGCCGTGCGCGGTGGCCACCGTGCTGGCGGCCACCGGGTACGCCACCGCGGAGGTGCTGGCGTTCCTGGACGGCGGCACGCCGCAGACCCTGGGCGCGGCCGTCGAGATCACCGCGCCCGGCCGGTTCCGCCGCCGCACCTGGCCGGCTCACCCGGGCTGCACCTGCCACCGCCGGAGCCGCCGAAGTGCCGATCGTTAA